GGCTGCCCGTTCGGATCGGGGGCGGTGAGGTAGGCCATGGCGCTGACGACCGTGCCGGTCGCCCCGTGGATCGAGGGGTTCCAGCCCTTCGACCACACCTCGGTGCGGCGTACCGAAGTCGTGCGTCCCGCCATGTGCGGGCACAACTCGTTGCTGGTCGGCCAGATCGGCGACTGGACCTGGGACGCCGTCGCCCAGGTGTGCGGCACCGACGTACTGCGGGCCGCCAGCCGCACCGGCGAGCCCGCCTACCTGTCGTTCTATTACTACCGGGTGCGTAGCAGCCCGTCGTTCCACCTGCGGACGCCGACGTTCGGCGACCGCCTGCACGTGACCTCGCAGCTCTTCGACTTCGGCAGCGAGTCCGTGCTGACCCTGCACCGCATCAGCCTCCTGGCCGGCGTAGGTGGCTTCGGGCCCGACGAGTTCTACTCGGGCACCGACAAGGACTGCCTCTATGTCGAGAACCTCAACCGGTGGATCTCCCGGCCCGACGACGGGTCCAACCGCCGTCTGGTCCCGGCCTCGCCGCCGGACTTCCGCCACCACCACCTGCCCCCGCTGCCCGAGGCCTACTCGCCCCGCCACGCCTGCCACCGCGCTCGCACCCGGCTGACGTTCCTCGACGGCGACGATCTCGACCGGCTGGAGCCCGCTGGCCCGCCCGTGGAGCTCGAGTACCGCGTCGACCCCAGCCGGGACCTCAATGGCGTGGGCCTGCTGTACTTCGCGGCCTACTTCTCGATCGTCGACTGGGGCCTGCTCCAGCTCTGGCGGGGCCTGGGCCGCAATAGCCGCTCGTTCCTCGAACGAGTGGTGGTGGACCAGCAACTCTGCTATCTCGGGAACGCTGATGCCGACAGTGCTGTGAGGGTGAGCGTCCAGCGGCGGGAAGCGGTGACCGGTGACCGCGGCCACGAGGTCGTCGACGTGGTGCTACGAGACCGTGCCGACGGGCGGCTACTGGCCGTTTGCACCCTGCGGCTACTGGCGAACCCTCGCTAACCGGCCCCGGGCCACGAAGCCGTCCCGCAACTCGGCGGGGAGCAGGGCGGCGAGGCGGTCGAACGCCTCCCGGGCCTGGCCGGGAGGTGCCACCTCGGCCAGCAGCAGGTCCGAGCCGGTGGAAGCGGCCACGGCCGCGGCCTCCTCGCACCGGCCGAGGTGGTGCAAGGCCAGCGCCTCGTACTTGCGGGAGCGGCGCTGGCGGGCCGTGTCGAGGAGGCCGTCGGCTTCGTCGGCGGCCAAGCGGCAACGCAGCTCCCGGTAGCGGAGCTCGGCCCGCCAGTGGAACGGGAGCCAGTTGGACAACAGCGGCCCCGCCTCCTCTACCAGTTGCCCGGCTGTGCCGTCGTCGCCCGCCAGCAGCGCGCATTCCGCCCGGGCCAGGATCCCGTGCAGCTCCTGCTCGATCTGAAGGCTCCCGGCGCCAACGTCGCGGGCCTCGTCGACCGCCCGCTCGGCCAGGTCACGGGCCCGGCCCTGCTGGCCGACCTCCCGCCACACCCACGACAACAATGTGTCGGTGCGGGCGCGGTAGAAGTGGACGTCGTACTCCTCCAGCAGGCGCCGCTTGCGGTCGAGCGCCCGCAGGGCACCGCCGAAGTCGCCGAGGTTGGCCCGGGCCAGGGCGGCAAAGAACAGGGCACGCAGCAGCGGTCGGAAGGAGCCGCTGCGCGTCGACTCGGCCGCCGCCTGGTCGAGGGTGCGACGGGCCTCGGCGAAGCGGTCACCGTGCTCCAGCAAGGCGCCCAGGCAGCTCAACGCCGACGCCGTGGTAGGCGCGTCGGGCTCTCGCGACAGGGCCTCTTCGTAGGCTGAGGCGGCGCCGTCGATGTCGCCTGCCCAGTGCCGGATGCGCCCCACCAGGACCAGCGCGCTGGGCAGCGCGGCGGGAGCGGCGGCTGCCGACTCGGCCAGCTCGGCGGCCCGGGCCGCCAGTTCGGAGGCGACCGCCGGGTCCCGGCCGTAGTACGCCGTCCAGCCCAGGCGCTCGAGGGCCTGGGCCTCGATGCCCTCGTCCCCGATGCCGCGGGCGATCGCCAGCGCCGCCATGTGGTCCTCGTTGGCTCCTGCGTAGTCGGCCAGCTCTTCGCGCATCTGCCCGCGACGGATGAGCGCCCGGGCTCGGGCCCCGTCGTCGCCCGCCTGCCCGGCCGCGGCGATGGCCTCGGTGAGGAGGCGCTCGGCGTCTCGGAGAGCGAACGACCGGACCGCCCGCTCCGCGGCCCCCGACCACGCGGCGTGGGCCTGGGCCCAGTCGCCGGCCGCGCCATGGTGGACGGCGGCCATCTCCGGTTTGCCCGCCAGCTTGGCCGCGGCCCTGCGGTGGCGGCTGGCCCGGATGGGTGCCGGCGTGCTGTCGTAGAGAACGTCGCGGATGATGCTGCCGGCGAAGAGGAAGCGGCTGCCGTCGGTGGTCAGCAGCCCGGCCTGTAGGGCGTGCCCCGCCCG
The Actinomycetota bacterium genome window above contains:
- a CDS encoding LnmK family bifunctional acyltransferase/decarboxylase, translating into MALTTVPVAPWIEGFQPFDHTSVRRTEVVRPAMCGHNSLLVGQIGDWTWDAVAQVCGTDVLRAASRTGEPAYLSFYYYRVRSSPSFHLRTPTFGDRLHVTSQLFDFGSESVLTLHRISLLAGVGGFGPDEFYSGTDKDCLYVENLNRWISRPDDGSNRRLVPASPPDFRHHHLPPLPEAYSPRHACHRARTRLTFLDGDDLDRLEPAGPPVELEYRVDPSRDLNGVGLLYFAAYFSIVDWGLLQLWRGLGRNSRSFLERVVVDQQLCYLGNADADSAVRVSVQRREAVTGDRGHEVVDVVLRDRADGRLLAVCTLRLLANPR